CAGGGATTCCCTGGCAAGATGGCGATAAAATCTTTCATAGTACAAGAAAATCAATACATGGGATGtgtattttttatggtgtttgcAGGCAAAATTTTGATTGTCGTGCATACGAACCTCTACATTAGTCTCATTTAATAAATACATAGATTTTGCCTAATTCTTGTTCTTAAGCCTTCTAAAATAGATTTGGATTTATTCAGGTCTTCTAGGTGTActctttttatgaatttgtgaatgtatttattgtttttggtcGTTAAAAAACTTGTCCAAGTCAACTGGGATTCAATAGAAAGAATGGATAATTCCCCGGGCTTCTGCTAAGATATTCAGAGTTTCTGGGTTTTGGGCAAAAAATGGTTTGAAGAGATTACAGGAAGAAAAAATCCAGGATAAGCAACCAAGTCTATTCCACGCTTCTAGTTTTTATGGATGTTTGCATCTAATATAAACTGGGAGCATGTTTTATATGCAACATTTCATGGACATGGGttttttcttaaggttttttttttttttttaattttcttctatttcttttatgTGCTTTTAAtgcttttagtatttttgttcgTAATAGCATTATCATCCGAAATATGATGGAAGAGGAGAGAGGCCATGAACATAAAACGGcccaatatataaaaatacataatccaTCCCATATACTCTATGCATTTATATTGTCCCGCTAATTATAAGCTGAAACAGTCTTCAACAATCTGAGCAAAAAGCTACGAAGACGCGAGCTATGGTGCAATCCTAAgggattttgttgatgattaaagatgtatttttttgttctttaaatttattttttgaagttaatattgaaataatttttttaaaaaaaaatgtattgtaCGAATAATGATTTAGTTTCAATTGACACACATGCAAACTCGAAGATATTTAACATATTATTTGTGTCattcctattttattttggatgaagCAAAAGCAAATAAACTAATGGATTCCATTTGGGGAAACCTAAATTTAATCCCAAGACTACATGTCCattcttattttatcaatttaattctaAACATTTCCTGCATTGTtttatgaaatttgtttttgatcaTTTGAGTCAATTGTGTATATTTTGTATATTGAAATGGTGTTGATTTAAGGAAAAATTGACCAAAAAGTAAtatacaaaatatcaatttgaaatcctttttggacgaaaatgttgttggatctaattaagaaatattagaataattgagagaaaataaatgaaatttatagTTAAAGCTGAAGTATATagttaaaggattaaattgagttttccatttccattttattttaccGGTTTTATTTGGTGAATAAACTAGTTTGATTCATTGTGCCACGCAACCgggtgaaatattttttcttaacataaataAAGGATGCGAGCTTTGTTCATGTCTTTTTACcatcaagaaaattttaaaatgcaaacTAAAAAGTTATACatgcatttaataaaataaatcaaaaactatatattttaataaacaataataattatgttgatgtcaacaaaaaattaatatgaaaactgaataaagatattaattttttttttaaatcaaatatttatttcaatttgaaattaaatgttttaaattttttattgtttgaaattaataaaaaaaaatttattttattaaatcgaGTGGTAACTGtcgaaatatatttttaacatcgcGCATAACttattataaaatcaattaaaataaaatataatctgaaatgattaaattataaagaaaaaaaagaaagaaaacaatgtgGCCCAAAGTGGaatttttctttcccttcccttatgttttattttcattgtttttttttaatatttttttatcttgtattaACTTGCGTCTTCATAATTtcaaacatttattaaaaacattattttgcaaaatcaaattataattattaaatgccagtaaaagaaccaaataaaaaaaagtgcggttaaatcttttaatgtttttttttttttttatataatttataataattgagTTTACATATAATTTAGTCACGTACTGTCACGTGACATGAGGAATTAGGGTTtgcctttccttttgttttcggCTTCTTCAGCAACCTGTTCTATCTATAAATATACACACTATCCCCCAACCACTACCCCCCAACCACTACCCCGTCGCTTGTTTTCCTTCAGCACTATTTCACTTTCCAATGTCAATTAGATATCTGTATTTCATTGCAGTCCTCTTTGAAAGCTCCACGTTTTTCTGCTTCTCATTCTATCTGTGTTTTTTATTTCgtagtttttaaaaatcatgctGTGATGAAATTCTCTGTGTTCCGGAGACGGTCTCAGATGAGGTCGTCTTTGACGGCTGCACAAACCTCTAAGAAGTTCTGAGCTTACCCTTTTctgtatatatacatatatctgtgcgattttgatttgttgatgatATAAAGCGAGGTGAAGATAGAAATTCATGTCTGTCAATCCACTGACTTAGTAACTGTGTGATGTTATCTTGAATCCCGACAGGTTCTGATcgctttttatctttttaataatctCAATAACCACCTCATATTTATCTTGATAGACTGCTACATTGTTTGTATAACaatgggttttgttttgtgaGAGCCTAAAGTTGGAGTCTTGtcatgtttttgtttctgtagTTCCTTGTTTTGGGGCATATGATGAATCTCATGTTTTAATGGGTAATTTGCGTCTGAATTTTTCTTGATGCTATACACCTTGGAGACCTGATGCCTTCCTCTTCACTCCCCTTTTATTTCTTCTCAAACTTCTGAACGTCATGTAGATGTTATCAGttggtttttaatatatatacgaggatcaatttgaaaaaataaaaatattattgttaaatattttcaaaaaacagtCTTTACCACATTACTAAACGGGTCTTAATTTGGTGATTTTAGAGTTTCGAGTTCTTGGCAGGTTTTTATTTACTGTCAGTTTGTGTAATGAAGCTTTTCTTTATTTGGGGGCAGATGAATCATGTGCTATAATGAGTAATTTTCATCTGAATATCGTTGATGCTGTAACACCTTGGAGACCTAATGCCCTTGTTTATCTTGTTCATGTCGATTCTTCCGTTGCCATTTGATTTATTATGCTTTATTGCTTTGATGAATCAGTGTGTACCCATTGCGAGAAACTGTTTGTTTCCACCACCACTGAATTGGAGCTGCCAAATTGTACAATCATATTGTATCAACAATTTTATTGTTCTTATGGTTAATCACAAGGGTTTGAAGCTCAAACAGAAGACGTCCATAGCAGTTTAGGGTTTGAAGCTACCTCAAGAAAAACTGACAAGTAGACCAAGAATGATGTTCCCGTCATTATCATTCTTTGCTTTGCATAATGTTTATACTAAAAGAAGTTTCAGGGTTTTAGAACTGAATGGAATGAAGCTGGGAAGAGCTCAAGCGACTCTATCTATCACCGGAAAGCAGAgcttctaaataaaatttatcttgcAAAACTATTGTACTCCCCCAATTTCATGTGACCCACCATCAAGTTTGCTTGTAATAACAAGCCTAATGTATTCCGCTCCCCTCTCCTTGACAAGTTCTGGCAAAGGCCCTACCATGGCCTCGATAATTGGACTGAAAGTCAATTCTTTTTCTGGATTCGAAACAGCTCTATGATCTCATATTCCTCATTCATCGTTATCTGCTTTCAAATGACCTATTAGAGtgcaaaatattcatttatataacATGGCAACAGCACAAACATATGCTATAGCACCTCAATTATACCACAAACATTGGCTATAAATGCACCCGGAACGGGTTTAATTGGTACCCATTTTGCCTTTATTCTTGATTTGTGAACCCTGTACTTCACTTTCTTGAAGTAACGAGGTCAATCCAGTTGCATCAGAGAGCGGTGTGAGACCCATCACCTTTTTTGCCTGCTCACAAGGTGGGTGATAATTCACTCTTTTCCGTTGTACATcttatttaaatagttttgcAAGCTCGTCTGAATCAACTCCCAAGGTCACGGCCATCGATCTCAGGAAAGATAGGCAGCTCTTTGAAGTTCTGATGAATACTTGTCCAAGCCTTGTTCATACAACCACCAAGTCATAAATCCGTTGGTTGTAGAAAAATATTACTTAAGTGActcattagattttaaattaaataatgattaaaatttagAGTCTATTGAATATGCTAACTTTATGCTTTATTTTCActgaaaatatatgtttaggGTGTGGATGAAGATAGTTACAGGTAAAAAGCAGGTCTAAGCGTGTATTGTCTAGATACAAGAGTTCAAGTGTGGTAAGCAGAGTCCACAGAGATGCACGCCATGCGCGAAGGTTGCCGGGCAAGACGCCTGCAGCAGCTGGATCCACTGTTTTAATATTACTTTGAAAAAATCGATTGCCTACTAAGGAATTATGCATACGGGCATgataattaatcatattaattatccaTGCTCTTGACCGAACCAGGAATGAAAGAACAATTGTCTGTTTAGAATGACATGGCTTTTATGGGGCGCGAATTCTATTACTATATGGCACTTCTGAGTTCTGAAAGACtctttatttattagaataagcattgtaatattattcataagaaggaaaggaaaaatagtGTTTCAATGCCTGAAATTGATCGGAAAATCTTCATTTATGATATGGAGAATTCATGATGGGAGGTAAGGGATGCATTTGCTGGTTTCTATCTAAATAATGGACTCTGTATATGGACTGCAATTCTGTAAACCTTCTCCATTTTTGTGACTGCACTTCTCTCAGGATCATATTCTTAAGAGTAAATTAATCCAGTCCCTGTTTATCAATGCATTTTTAATCCAGAttcatctattttaaaaatccaacatcttctccttctcttttatgtAGGGTTTATAACTTAGTTTGGCCATCAGAGGTACTGTTCCTAAGTCTTTGAGGCGTCACCAGTTGATAATTTCTTgtctctaaaataaataatctaagCCAAAATCTTGTGCACGTAAAAGCTATCATTTTGGATTTaaatttcctctctctctctctctctctctacacgtCATTGTGATATTGCTAAAAAATGCCGTTCAACTGTTCTAGAGCAACaacaaacatattaaacatCTCCGAATCAAATCACAGAAGAGTAGAAGCAATCCAGTAGTCCATAAATTAAGTAACCAAGATCCACAATTTAACTCGTCCAGAATGAGAAACTTGTTAGGTGTTGACAAACCTACAATTCTTCCTGACCTCTCCTTCATTCCCATAAAGTACGTTAATATTCCCCATCTTTATCATAGAATTGGCAAACGAGGCGAAGAAAAGCTCTTGATCAGCGGCATAAGCCCACACCTGCTTTCTTATCTCCCCCTCATGATCTTCCGTCACCAACACGTTATCGGACCCCAGCAACCCTCTTCCTTCAAGAATGTTGAGGAAATAGTGGTTGTCAAATCTAGCCGGGGTTTCAAAATCAAGCGGAGCCAATTGATTGTCTTTTCCTGTTTTTGGACATATGGACCGTAGGATTCTTCGAAAGGGGGTGTATCTCTTGGATATATCGTAATGTTCTTCAGCACTCTCATCGTGTATTTGTTGCCTAAAGCTTAAGCATCTTGCCTTTCCCATTGTGTGGCTACCTGTGAAACCAAGACGCTTATGGGCAAGCACTATATGTCATTACAAACTACGTGTTTAGTGGTGTTTCttaaagatttataaataaataagtaattaTTTACATGAGATAATTAATGTTGTGGATTTTACCTGACAAAGCAACCAAGTCTCCTATGTCAAGACCTTGTTGTTTAAAATTGGCAATGAGAGTCTCCAGAGAGGAATTTGGTGCGGGTATAAACTGATTGGCACCATCAAAACTTGCCGTGAGGGAGTCCTTTCTGCCTAGATAAACCTCCCAACCTGGGCCACCTCTCTTccaaagtaaaaggaaaattagaaACTACTTACATTATTTCATCCCAAATGTCATCAAGGAATTAATCATGTGACATACGACATGATCACCAGCTTTCTTaacatttatgttattgaaGCCACCTTGTAATGGAGCTTATATATAATGAGACAGTAGTGAGATGAAAGGCAGAAAGAGAGAGGtatgtatatgtgtgtgtgtgtgtgtgtgtgtgtgtgtgtgtgtgtatgcacACTTACCACTGCAACAGCATCACGAGCAGCAATGGCTAAGATATCAGCACATGAGACTATGAGAGGGCATGCTTCTTCCAATTGATACTTGATCCTATCAATGACTTCGAATCCACGCAATGAGTTCACGTTAGGCACTGCCTGCTTTTCACTGACCATGCCTCCATAGCTGTCTAGAAGAACCGATGCATCGCATCCCTGATTAATACCAGAACCAATCAGGATTGGTGAGTTTAAGACTTGGAATTGTGAATTTGTGATAGAAAGAATGATGA
This genomic interval from Populus alba chromosome 1, ASM523922v2, whole genome shotgun sequence contains the following:
- the LOC118039296 gene encoding peroxidase 20 isoform X2, which produces MSCGFSMNPFTIVFITLLVLVLQSLSTFGDGQLLVRDYYKETCPVVEEIVRYNLQFAVLKNPRMAASLLRLHFHDCFVMGCDASVLLDSYGGMVSEKQAVPNVNSLRGFEVIDRIKYQLEEACPLIVSCADILAIAARDAVAVRGGPGWEVYLGRKDSLTASFDGANQFIPAPNSSLETLIANFKQQGLDIGDLVALSGSHTMGKARCLSFRQQIHDESAEEHYDISKRYTPFRRILRSICPKTGKDNQLAPLDFETPARFDNHYFLNILEGRGLLGSDNVLVTEDHEGEIRKQVWAYAADQELFFASFANSMIKMGNINVLYGNEGEVRKNCRFVNT
- the LOC118039296 gene encoding peroxidase 20 isoform X3, with the translated sequence MAASLLRLHFHDCFVMGCDASVLLDSYGGMVSEKQAVPNVNSLRGFEVIDRIKYQLEEACPLIVSCADILAIAARDAVAVRGGPGWEVYLGRKDSLTASFDGANQFIPAPNSSLETLIANFKQQGLDIGDLVALSVLAHKRLGFTGSHTMGKARCLSFRQQIHDESAEEHYDISKRYTPFRRILRSICPKTGKDNQLAPLDFETPARFDNHYFLNILEGRGLLGSDNVLVTEDHEGEIRKQVWAYAADQELFFASFANSMIKMGNINVLYGNEGEVRKNCRFVNT
- the LOC118039296 gene encoding peroxidase 20 isoform X1 encodes the protein MSCGFSMNPFTIVFITLLVLVLQSLSTFGDGQLLVRDYYKETCPVVEEIVRYNLQFAVLKNPRMAASLLRLHFHDCFVMGCDASVLLDSYGGMVSEKQAVPNVNSLRGFEVIDRIKYQLEEACPLIVSCADILAIAARDAVAVRGGPGWEVYLGRKDSLTASFDGANQFIPAPNSSLETLIANFKQQGLDIGDLVALSVLAHKRLGFTGSHTMGKARCLSFRQQIHDESAEEHYDISKRYTPFRRILRSICPKTGKDNQLAPLDFETPARFDNHYFLNILEGRGLLGSDNVLVTEDHEGEIRKQVWAYAADQELFFASFANSMIKMGNINVLYGNEGEVRKNCRFVNT